GAGCGCTGCTTGGGCTTGGGCTTGCGCTTGGGCTTAGGGAAGGAGGATAAGTGGGTGGGATTGAGATTGAACTAAATGGACTTGGGGTGGGGCTAGCCGGTGGACTCGTGATCGCTGGGCTTGGGCTTGGGCTTCGGCTAGGAGGATAAGTGGGTGGGATAGAGATTGAAGTAAATGGACTTGCACTTGGAGGATAATTTGGTGGGCTTGAGATCGAGGGGTTTGGACTTGCACTTGGAGGATAAGCTGGTGGAATTGGACTCGGGCTAATGGTAGGGCTTATGCTTGGAGCGTAGGTGGTTGGGCTTGGGCTTGGTGAAGGATATATAGGTGGGTTTGCACTTGGAGGATATGTTGGTGGACTTGAGCTTGGCGGTCTTTGGCTTGGAGTTGGAGGAAAAGAGACTGGGTTTGGGTTTGTGGGGCTCAGGCTGGGAGGACCAGCAGGCGGGCTTGTGCTTGGAGCATAACTGATGATCTGGCCCGCCACGGCCCTAAGGAGCGCTAGCAAGGTTATTGGGACGACAGCAAGCAGCTTCGGCGGCGCCATGGTTAATTGCTCTCGCTCGCTCGGTTGATGGTCGTTTTTCTTTGCACTTGCACAGTTGCACAACACAAATCGggtgttttgcttgggattacgcTTTGCCCTGCCGATTTATAGTCGCCCCGGCCTGCCGGAAGAAACGCGTCAGGAATGTCGCCGCGTCGTCGTCTCGTCTCCCGGGCGGCGGGGATCTCCGCACGTTGCGGTGGACGTGAGATTCAAACGGCGGAGAACACGGAGGACAGGACAGGACTGGACTGGACGGGTGCACAGCAACAGCTAAGCGAGCTCAAGCGGTTGACCCTGGGTATGGTGCTTGCGTGTTTGGTGTCTACCAGTACCAGCTACCAGCAGCCCTCCTGTTATGTTAAGCTGGGATTGGGCGGCGCCCAATGATATATTGTGCGTGCGTCCGGTGATGCTTGCATTGGTCTCAGACTCAGATCGAGGTTCTGAAATTGCGGCAGGGATTAGCTAGCTAGCTTTGCGTGTTGGGAACTGGGACTGAGTGAATCGAGTTGTTCTCTCAAACACATGCATGCAGGAGCAGGATTAATGATGAACAACACAGCTAATCGTTTGCATTATTTCTGCAGGTTTACTTTGACATTCGTGACCGATCAGACGTGATCGAGAAATACTCCTACCTGTACTCTGTCACCCAACTCCTATCGGTGATATTTTGTCATAATAAACATGCATGCCATGTGATGTCGTCGGTCTCTACACCGAGGTGATTGACGCGTAGAGAGCGTAGCGTAGTGTATATGTTTTCGTGAAGGAGTGGAGAAAGTTACGCCCGATAGTATTTCAGAGGGCCGGGGGAAATAATTGCGGAACCTACAAATACTCTTAAGACTTCACCTAAATACAAAATCTAATTACACATTGTTTTTAAGTTCTAATCAGAATGCTGCGTCTTAGTTAAAACTGATCTCGATAAAAAATCCATAACCCTGATTGTTATCAAATATTGTCAAAATCAATTAGATAAAATTTGTGAATGGGTAAAGTGTATGACCAGCCATTAAACTTGTGTGGATGTGTCATGCTTCGTACTCATGAAATTTGTCATTTTGGTCTTTAAACTTGTCGAGATGTGTCATGACGGCCCTCACACTCTCAAAGTGCGTCATTTTAGTAACAAATAGTATCATTATTTTGGTTCTTAAACTTGTCAAGGTGTGTCATATACAGGCTCTCTTACTCTCAAAATGCATCACTGTGGTCTTAAAGTGTATCATTTTGGTCCTTGAACTCGTCAACGCATGTCATGTCAATCTGTTTCAGCTCTTAATCTTTGATTGACCCCTACCCAGGCGCTAATGGTGGCATGCTGAATATGTGCTCACATGGAGCTAACATGAACTTAAATTTTATACGACAATTTGTATGCTCCGATGACATCTAGAATTTTCTAATGGATTTTGCATTTGAGATTATTTAGATATAAAAGGGCCAAAAGTAATGTACCGAAAGTTTTagaaagtactccctccatctcaaaaTAAGTCTCATTCTTACTTCTTAAGAAGTCAAATGattttaactttaaccaaatatatacaaaaaaccattaatatttatggtgcatAATATTAGATCAATGGCTGAACATATTTTCATAATAACCTTATTTGGatatataaatgttgctaattttttttttataaatctagtcaaataaAAGTTTTTTTGACCTACGCAGAATCCAAAACTGACACTtaatttaggacggagggagttaGGGTCAAAATAAAATTTTTAATATTGTACTGCTATCAATAATAATTGTTCGATGGGATCCTAATAAGGAGGCAAACGCGATGCATAGTGTAGCGGGTTTGACTCTAGCACGAGCAAAATAGGCCTTGTCCGAGCCGCTGGGCTTGGCCCAATCTGGATATGTTACTCGATAGGGTTTGAACAGTGAGGAAGAAAgcccacaaaaaaaaaaaaaacagcttcaaCCTAGCCCAAAGTATTTACTCTAATTATTTTCAACTAAAAAGAAGCTGGTGGCTCACCCAGGCATAGGTCCGGCCCAAACTTGGCCTAAAAATATATGCCCGACTTTCCCCATTAGACATTATTGAAAATGAAAGTTTGACCCGAAAAATCGTTAGCTTTTTTCAGCCCGATCCACAAAACTCAGATATATATATTTGACTCCCACGAACTACAAGTGCGCGAAAAACTATATATAATAACCATGTGGGGGCAGTGGCGGAGCCTGAAGTAAAATATAGGGGGAGGGGGCAATTTCAATTGGATCCATATGTACATAGATGGTGGATAAATTAATCTTAGTAGTTATAATTAAGTCACAGTACATAAAATACAATTGACAATAAAAAAGCTGAGTATAAAAAATTCTCTAAAAAGCAACGTAAAATCTGGATTGACAATAAAATATATTACTCAAACAATCACTTTTAGTATGCATAATATGTAGATCTTATAGACTGAAAAAGCAGGAAGGAAAAAAaaatagaagaatcaacaatacTTAGACTTCGTAGAGCAACAAAAGCGAGAAAAGCAGGCTAACACGTAGACACAGAAGCAGAGCGCAAGGACAGGGAGTCACGATCTAGCTGAGTGTTGAGACTGACAAGCAGAGGAGTCGAGTGCGCGGAGACAGGTGGGCTTCAGAAAAACACAGAGGCAAGGGGGGCATGGCCCACTATGTTCCCCACGTAGCTCCGCCAGTGTCCAGTGATGTGGGGGGAAAGTATAATCCAAGGAAGGGGCCACGATTTTTATTTTTCGAAAATATTTTTTGCATGAATATCCATGCAAACTTGTACCCTCTTAGTTGCCTAGGAGGCATGGATTCTTAGGAAGGGTTTGGTTTTGGAACGAAACATAAACGATGGTGGAATATCCCATCTAATTCTAGTGTTTGGTTTTGGATACATGGTGGAACTGTCTCTTGAGAGAATATTTCACTAAGATCCAATATATCACCATCCATCTCATGAAAATTGGCGAATCAACTCATTCCCTCCCAACATCGTTTGAGTTCACTTGCACATgcctgttctccctcttctttctctttttcatgTCTGGTTCCCACCAATCCGTCGGTGGGACACACAGCTACGCCGCTCCCCTGCACACCTCTCCATATGGCTCTGGCAAACATAGCCCGGGCAAGATGGCAAGTGGGGGCAACTGCGATGAGCCAAGTCGGGGGTGGAGGTACCGCAGCTCCATCAATGGGTGTGCTGCTCTCGTTGGGGAAGAAACGAAGAAGAATGTGAGAGAGACTCACATCCAGGCCCCACTCGATGGTTGTCTTATATGAAAAAACGATCAATATCCTCTCTGGTCCTATCTCTCGTACCAAACACATAATATAAATGACCTCGAAGAAATGAGATCACCCAATCTAAAAAAAAAAATAAGACGACACCGTCCCATTTCACATCGTTCTCAAACCAAGCATTATATATGCAAAAGTATCCACGTGGTTTAAATACTTCAAACGGAAGCAAATGAGATTCAGGATCCGGCACGAATTAGTAAAGTATACTCCTACACACGTACTGTTCCTCGGCACTGACCGGCATTGGAACTTCTCTGTCCAGCGCATATAGGGATACACTCTTTGGAAGGCATATTTTTTCCTTGTGTAAACAAGTAACTCTCGAAAGCTTTGCCGCACTCATGTTCCAtgattttttagataatggaagtaGCTAGGTTCACTACTGGAAACGCTTGCTTTGCTGAGggcctgaggctttgccgagggccaaatctcgggcactcggcaaagacactctttgccgagggctagccacaggagccctcggcaaagaacggccctcggcaaagaggcctttgccgagggtccggccctcggcaaagacaggcccatggcaaatcaaatctttgccgagggccacggccctcggcaaagatgccctcggcaaattaggcccgttgggtcacggcggccatttccgtcaagctttgccgagggccacccgttaggccctcggcaaaggtttttttttctgtgaaaccagtttttcggcaatttttttttttaaaagtctttgccgagggccctagatcaggccctcggcaaagatttttttttgaaccAGTTTTTTGGctaaatttttttttataaattgtctttgccgagggcccgaggcgaggccctcggcaaagaagccctttgccgagggccaagctaggccctcggcaaagaattttatttttgggttttttttagcccagtttttttgtggtgctacaatacattgttttgaactcaattttagaatttgggccaattttgactttttttatatttccttaatttatttcgattctttgattttttttgaatatgtcaaatttgaactgcaggtgcatggaatattgcaatgtagtgtttcaaaaaatattattcatgttaattggtgcatgttgagtccctatccacgaactcgcatcaaatttcgtgcatcgacttgccggaaaagtgttttaaaattatataaaatccatacgaagtccgaaaatcacgaaacttggcgagatgtcatgttatcgcatgtgtaggctgtggtaaaattttgagaaggtttcgagcaagttgtgatgtcggatgcctaaaacccaaacATCTCCATATGTGTAGGCTGCatgtcacatgtggagatgtctgggttttaggcatccgacatcacaacttgctcgaaaccttctcaattttttaccacaacctacatatgcgataacatgacacctcgacaagttttgtgattttcggacttcgtatggattttatataatttaaaaatacttttccgacaagtttctcatcatgttacgtgaagaagatgcccaaaatttgatgcgagttcgtggatagggactcaacatacacaaaataccatgaataacatttttcgaatcactaaattgcattattccatccaactgcagttcaaatttaaaatattcgaaaaaatcaacgaaaagaaataaattagggaaatatataaaaaaaagtcaaaattggcccaaattttaaaattgagttttcaataatgtattatagcaccacaaaaaaactgggttcaaaaaacaaaaaaaaaataaaaatctttgccgagggcttagcctggccctcggcaaaggggatctttgccgagggcctgaccaatagccctcggcaaagtaaatttaaaaaaaaataaaaaaatctttgctgagggccctgaatctgggccctcggcaaagggcccaaccctaaatcggccagCGGCCTGGCCCAAAATCCCCGCCCACATTTCATACGCCGCTgctcgccccgccgccgccccgcgcGCCCGGCCGCCTCGTGCCCGCGCGCCCCGCCACCCCACCACCGCGCCGCCCAAGCTCACGCGCCAGCGGAAGCTGCGCCACGTCGATGTTGGCAGCGTCGACGTCGAGCTCGGGGACCTCGGCATCGACGACGACGTCTCCGacaggtcctcctcctcctccccgccgCAGCAGAGGGGCCGCTCCTCCGCCTCCGAGGCCATGGGGATTGCGGTCGGCACCCCCATCTCCAGGTCCGCCAGCTCCAGGGAGGGCGGCGCGCAGCTGCCCAGGTCCGCGTCCTCGCCCGTCCTGCACCCGCTGCCGCTGCCCTCGCCCAGGCTACCGGACCCGCTCGGGATAGCCGATGGGTGGGGCGACAGGACGACGCTCGCGGCCAGGTGCGGTGTTTTCTGCTTCCAAAATAAATCGCCCCTTTTTCTTCTTTCGCCCAATTTAATCGGAATTCAATTCGATCGCATGGATGACTGTATGTGTAGCATGGCTCGATTTGATTGCCTGTAGATTCTACTCACGTGTGTAGGGGAAGTGCTACATTTGCAGTCAATTTGCAATTGGCATTGTAGTATGATTCCATAGTTCCAACAATCGGTTGAGATGTTACTTTCAGCTAGTAGTTGAAAGGCGTTTATGATTATTCGGGGATCCTTAGCATTTATTGAGATGTGGAAATGTAGGAACAAAGGGGATTGGGACTGTCTCTGTACTAGAATGTTTGTTTCAACTGAATTTTCGAGCAGTTGACAATTGCTCATAACAGACATCTACTACTATTGCCCTACAGTTCACCTGTTCTGGACAGAAGTCAACGAAAAAGGGGCTCTGCTTTTTAGTTCATCATGTAATCTCTGTACTAGGGTGTAGTCAAATTGGCTGACTTTGGAATGGCCAAGCATGTGAGTATAGACTCATGAGTTCAGTAACATTTTTCATGTGGCACCATTGACACCATTTTCTCCTTTTACCAGTTAAGTACTGCAGCCCCTAATCTTTCACTGAAGGGAACACCATACTGGATGGCCCCAGAGGTATCTTAAGATATTCCTTGTATTACTACCAACTTTTCATGCAACTAAGTATCAATTTAATTTTCTATGTACAACATGTGACCCCCCCACCACACACACAAACTTTGGTCTGTATAAAATTGTAATGTTGCATAACACGATAATACTATGATTTTTATCTAACCTTACACTGTTTTCAGCATGGGTTGTCAATTACAGTGTGAACTCGAGTAATATGCTCAGGCAAGATCGTGAAAAAAAAACATTGGGAGCTCAGAAGTTCTGTACTTACTGAAACTGCAAAGTACAGTGAGACTCCAGAGCCTGTTGCATGGGCTGCTTAAAGTCAGTGTGTGCAACAAAGGAATAAGAACATATATTATGTTGATGGGCTATGAAGCTCTCTTAACTTTGTACGAAATGCATTtgtaatcaaaataaatattatttgATATATGAACTCACAAACGGGCAGTTAGTTAGGCAACCAATTGTGAGACATACAAAATAAAACAACAGTAGCTCATTTCTCTAGTTCACAGCTTGGGTGGCAGTTTTTTTTAATGAATTAGTTAGCCTTTAGTAGAAAGCCAATTTGGCTTGTCAAATGAGCCTATTACTGTATTTTGCTGCTTCATGTGTTTATTTTTATATCAAAGTTAGTAACATGCTTGTGACTAGAAATTTATTTGTACTGTTATTGATAAATTTTTTCTTTCTTCAGATGGTTCAAGCTACACTAATGAAAGATGTAGGCTATGATCTCGCTGTTGATATATGGAGTCTCGGCTGCACCATCATAGAGATGTTCGATGGAAAGCCTCCTTGGAGTGATCTTGAAGGGGTAATAACTTGAAGTATGCttatattttacaataaattCTAGCATGTATTTGCATGACTCAAATTTTCCTAGTGTGCTTAAGCTCACTTAAAATGAAGCACTTTCCCTGTGTCATCCTTCAGTTGTGCTATCTGTGCTCCCTTCGTTACAGGCTTACGATATTTGCCCCATAGTGATCTCGGGATCCTTGACCAACCAAAATTATTGGTGCTTCTGGAAGCACCGAAGCAGTACTTGAGTCTTACATACATACCTGTTATGCTAAtagtcatatatatatttacataatAGGTGAGGCCATCTGATTGCTCAAAGCCACAAGAATTGTGAAACTATCATGTCAATAACACCCACTGTTCTATACAAGAGAGGTCGAGTGTGAtaaagttccaaaactgttttcccggattactcacacatacAATCTCTGCTTCTTTGTGCAGCCTCcatccgcgggttccaatcaatttggtagtgcgtcaccgggtgatcccgccttttcttcaccaccgtctcataggctaccttgatgaggactagtgctaggtgatgtggttggactttattgtaatatttgtggtttatggttctgacttgtgcttggatttcatgaacttgtcgtaataaacatgtgaatgatgataaacatgtgacttgtcgttgtaatatattgtgatttgtggttcacaattatggttgtgatatattgtgagaaaatgggtcatgtgtgatatatatatgtgatggttgatatatatatgtatatatatgaaatgcttgtgtcgatggaatgcaaaaaacaaaaaaaaaattaaatttctgcctctttgccgagggcaatgaccaaggccctcgacaaagaagggtcctttgccgagggccgtcccattgccctcggcaaagattttttttaaaaaaaataaaatttctgcaacatttctttgccgagggccatggttggaggccctcggcaaagattttttttttaaaaaataaaatttctttgccgagggcctgcgtggaagccctcggcaaagatttttcaaaaaaaaaaaagaatagttctttgccgagggccgtcccattgccctcggcaaagatttttttggaaaaattctgcacatttctttgccgagggccatggttggaggccctcggcaaagatttttttttaaaaaaacagaataattctttgccgagggccc
Above is a genomic segment from Miscanthus floridulus cultivar M001 chromosome 3, ASM1932011v1, whole genome shotgun sequence containing:
- the LOC136547329 gene encoding mitogen-activated protein kinase kinase kinase 5-like isoform X2, which produces MAKHLSTAAPNLSLKGTPYWMAPEMVQATLMKDVGYDLAVDIWSLGCTIIEMFDGKPPWSDLEGVRPSDCSKPQEL
- the LOC136547329 gene encoding mitogen-activated protein kinase kinase kinase 5-like isoform X1 → MAKHLSTAAPNLSLKGTPYWMAPEMVQATLMKDVGYDLAVDIWSLGCTIIEMFDGKPPWSDLEGPPSAGSNQFGSASPGDPAFSSPPSHRLP